The sequence GCCCGCCATGGCCTCGGACGCGGAAAATAAGCTAACGTAGGTAGGCACGCCTAAGTTGCGGAATTTGAGTAACACGAAGCTCTGAGAAAGGGTTCGCCACGTGAAGGATTTGGTCGACACCACGGAGATGTACCTCCGCACGATTTTCGAACTCGAAGAGGAAGGAATCGTGCCGCTGCGCGCTCGCATCGCCGAGCGCCTCGACCAATCTGGACCAACCGTCTCGCAAACCGTCGCTCGCATGGAGCGCGACGGTCTATTGCACGTCCGCCCGGATCGCAGCCTCGAGCTGACCGCTGAGGGCCGCAAGCTGGCCACCGCCGTGATGCGCAAGCACCGCTTGGCAGAGCGCCTGCTTACCGACGTGCTCGGCCTCGATATCCACCGCGTGCACGATGAAGCCTGCCGGTGGGAACACGTGATGAGCGAAGAGGTCGAACGCTGCATGGTCTCCGTTTTGGACGACCCGTCCCGCTCCCCCTTTGGCAATCCCATTCCGGGTCTAGACCAGCTCGGCGTGAAGGAACCCGCCGCGGAGTTCGCGACGCGCATCACCGATCTGCCGCGCGATACGGAGATTCCGGCAAAGATCACCCAGATCAACGAGATCCTCCAGGCAGACGGCGGGCAGTTCCGCGAGCTGGAGGACGCCGGGATTGGTGTCAATCAGGACGTCACCGTCCTCGTCACCCGGGACGCAGTGAAGGTCACCACCGCCTCGGACGAGACGGTAGAGCTCCCCGAAGAGCTGGCGCACGCAATCCGCGTCGTGCCGAAGAACTAACCGGCGAAGGAGACGTGAAGCCGCGATGAATCTACTCGTCACCGGGGGCGCGGGATACGTAGGTAGCGTGTGCGCGACCGTTCTGCTCGAACAGGGCCACGACGTCACCATCATCGATAACTTCTCCACCGGTAACCGCTCGGCGGTGCCGGAAGGCGCCCGCCTCGTCGAGGGCGATGTCGCCGACGTAGCCGACAAGGTCTTGGCGGAAGACGAGTTCGACGGGGTATTGCACTTCGCGGCGCGCTCGCTCGTGGGCGAATCCGTCGAGAAGCCCGCCGAGTACTGGCAGCACAACGTGGCAACGACGCTGAAGCTGTTGAACGCCATGCGCGACAACGGCGTGAACAACCTAGTCTTCTCGTCCACCGCGGCCACCTATGGTGAGCCGGAAACGGTCCCCATTACTGAGGACATGCCGACCCAGCCCACCAACCCGTACGGCGCGACGAAGCTGGCGATCGACTACATGATCACCTCCTTTGCGCAGGCCTACGGTCTCGCCGCGACCTCCCTGCGTTACTTCAACGTGGCCGGTGCGTACGGCGCTGTCGGCGAAAACCGGGAAGTAGAAACCCACCTCATCCCGATCGTCTTGCAGGTCGCACTCGGCCACCGCGACAAGATCTTCATCTTTGGCGACGATTGGGAAACCCCGGACGGGACCGCCGTCCGCGACTACATCCACGTTCGTGACTTGGCCGACGCGCACGTCCTCGCGTTGGAATCCAACACTCCGGGCGAGCACCGCATCTTCAACTTGGGTTCTGGGGATGGCTACTCCGTACGCCAGGTCATCGACACTTGCCGCGCAGTCACCGGCCACCCCATTCCGGCGGAAGACGCTCCCCGCCGCGCGGGTGATCCGGCGACGCTCATTGCGTCTTCGGCGAAGATCCGTGAAGAGCTCGGCTGGAATCCCACGCGCACCGATCTGCGAACCATCGTGGAAGACGCGTGGGATTTCACCCGCGCTTTGGGCGACAAGGCCCACTCCGCCAAGCGCAAAGGCTAAAGCTCTAGCGGAACGGGGTTACTGGCTCGACAGGTCAGCTTTTCACAGGCGATGTTGCTGCCCTCCACCAGCGAGTCCACGAGCCATTCGTGCAGCCCGGAGCGGTAGGCCTGCACCATGAGGCCGGCGAGGCTGTGGTCCGGGTCCTCCTCGAGCACGGTGGCGAGTACCGCGCCGGTGCGCATGGAGAATTTGCGCGCGATAAGAACGG is a genomic window of Corynebacterium massiliense DSM 45435 containing:
- the galE gene encoding UDP-glucose 4-epimerase GalE, yielding MNLLVTGGAGYVGSVCATVLLEQGHDVTIIDNFSTGNRSAVPEGARLVEGDVADVADKVLAEDEFDGVLHFAARSLVGESVEKPAEYWQHNVATTLKLLNAMRDNGVNNLVFSSTAATYGEPETVPITEDMPTQPTNPYGATKLAIDYMITSFAQAYGLAATSLRYFNVAGAYGAVGENREVETHLIPIVLQVALGHRDKIFIFGDDWETPDGTAVRDYIHVRDLADAHVLALESNTPGEHRIFNLGSGDGYSVRQVIDTCRAVTGHPIPAEDAPRRAGDPATLIASSAKIREELGWNPTRTDLRTIVEDAWDFTRALGDKAHSAKRKG
- a CDS encoding metal-dependent transcriptional regulator, encoding MKDLVDTTEMYLRTIFELEEEGIVPLRARIAERLDQSGPTVSQTVARMERDGLLHVRPDRSLELTAEGRKLATAVMRKHRLAERLLTDVLGLDIHRVHDEACRWEHVMSEEVERCMVSVLDDPSRSPFGNPIPGLDQLGVKEPAAEFATRITDLPRDTEIPAKITQINEILQADGGQFRELEDAGIGVNQDVTVLVTRDAVKVTTASDETVELPEELAHAIRVVPKN